One window of Leptospira yasudae genomic DNA carries:
- a CDS encoding ABC transporter permease gives MKSNLFRGSLIFLVTSRYIRGSRVAGLLSLKSRLSFIVMTVGVSLLIVVLSIFNGFQRQVKESLWQGGPHITIENNFDSGDIQNYEKIVAWLSKNPYLKDRIVSIGGSITSHGLIQNSNSFIPIMVRALPVENIQDLIGNRLPNFPRIVHHNREEIARYNTDNQVLIGKEMAGLYNFDLGANLTMAVPGGRFSLGKGVDVSIKTFRTVGFFKTGYYNYDTHYVFLSLPVAQKFFNLKNSVNQIAIKVKSLDDLQNCKREILKEFRDPEFENEIGYSASFSVRTIAEEQENFFTALKLEKTIISIIVFLFIILAALGMVASVYSLVRAKRKSIGVLKALGLPSSGILLIFTLNAMVVGVLASLVGGVSGIFIAGNLETIVNGLSELINMVGFYFYHSEWTNVELVPKDVYYFDHIPVDIDISFIFMVTTAATILSGIAGYFPARWAAGLNPVDTIRND, from the coding sequence ATGAAGTCAAATTTGTTCCGGGGTTCGTTGATATTTCTGGTAACCTCCCGTTATATTCGGGGGTCCCGGGTCGCAGGTCTCCTCTCTTTAAAATCGAGACTATCGTTCATCGTGATGACGGTCGGCGTTTCTCTTTTGATCGTCGTCTTATCGATCTTCAACGGCTTTCAAAGACAGGTGAAAGAATCGCTATGGCAAGGCGGACCTCACATTACGATCGAAAACAATTTCGATTCCGGTGATATTCAAAACTACGAAAAGATCGTAGCTTGGCTCAGTAAGAATCCTTATCTCAAAGACAGAATCGTTTCCATCGGTGGAAGCATCACGAGTCACGGTTTGATTCAGAATAGCAACTCTTTCATTCCGATTATGGTGCGTGCTCTTCCCGTCGAGAATATTCAGGATTTAATCGGAAATCGTCTTCCGAACTTTCCGCGCATCGTTCATCACAATCGGGAAGAGATCGCGAGATACAACACGGACAATCAGGTTCTGATCGGAAAAGAAATGGCCGGTCTATATAATTTCGACTTAGGCGCGAATCTCACTATGGCTGTACCGGGCGGAAGATTTTCTCTCGGAAAAGGCGTGGATGTTTCGATCAAAACGTTTCGAACCGTTGGATTCTTTAAAACCGGATATTATAACTACGATACGCATTACGTTTTTCTTTCGCTTCCAGTGGCGCAAAAATTCTTCAACTTGAAGAACTCTGTGAATCAGATCGCGATCAAAGTGAAGTCGCTCGACGATCTGCAAAACTGCAAACGCGAAATCTTAAAGGAATTCAGGGACCCGGAATTCGAAAACGAGATCGGTTATTCCGCTTCTTTCAGCGTAAGAACGATCGCGGAAGAGCAGGAGAATTTCTTCACCGCGTTGAAACTCGAAAAAACGATCATCTCCATTATCGTCTTCTTATTCATCATTCTTGCGGCGTTGGGAATGGTCGCGAGCGTTTACAGTTTAGTGCGGGCAAAACGGAAGTCGATCGGAGTCTTGAAGGCTCTCGGGTTGCCTTCCTCCGGAATCCTTTTGATCTTCACGTTGAATGCGATGGTCGTGGGAGTTCTTGCTTCCCTTGTCGGAGGAGTTTCCGGCATTTTTATCGCGGGCAATTTGGAAACGATCGTAAACGGGCTTTCGGAACTCATCAACATGGTGGGATTTTATTTTTATCATTCCGAATGGACGAACGTGGAGTTGGTTCCGAAGGACGTGTATTACTTCGATCATATCCCGGTCGATATCGATATTTCATTTATCTTTATGGTGACGACGGCGGCCACGATTCTTTCGGGAATCGCCGGTTATTTCCCAGCGCGATGGGCCGCCGGTTTGAATCCTGTTGATACGATAAGGAACGACTAA
- a CDS encoding ATP--guanido phosphotransferase has protein sequence MSSSETCLYCGTNSTIWKGRGKIGCVHCLKLFRKEYRAHLRERDFELSSRFLQGTELENFLRFESLSESQKILQLDQMAPPFTYRLRIGRNLQGRIYPTQGGSAGVPTQILRDFLINTLEVDPALLEGKELPTRLPWGEGTLFFGDEEHLRWEIFAPTVSELFRQIETSPLKKLEDQKVFDYDPDFGYVTSCPTNAGSGTKISLKLSMRSWKNRNSSSFKVPGFLEFYLENSSEFAVFYLKNFTFSQKNSFLKLVYYLALQVEPAL, from the coding sequence ATGTCTTCCTCCGAAACCTGTTTATACTGCGGAACTAACTCGACGATTTGGAAGGGACGGGGAAAGATCGGTTGCGTCCATTGCCTCAAACTCTTTCGAAAAGAATATCGAGCGCATCTTCGAGAACGGGACTTTGAACTTTCTTCCCGATTTTTACAGGGAACGGAACTCGAGAATTTTCTTCGGTTTGAATCCCTCTCGGAATCCCAAAAGATTCTCCAGTTGGACCAAATGGCGCCGCCGTTTACGTATCGGTTGAGAATCGGCCGCAATCTCCAAGGGAGAATCTACCCGACCCAAGGCGGATCGGCCGGAGTTCCGACCCAAATCCTACGGGACTTCCTGATAAACACGTTAGAAGTCGATCCGGCTCTGCTCGAGGGTAAAGAATTACCGACCCGCCTTCCTTGGGGGGAAGGGACTTTATTTTTCGGAGATGAAGAGCATCTGCGTTGGGAGATTTTTGCCCCGACCGTCTCTGAATTATTCCGACAAATCGAAACTTCCCCCCTGAAAAAATTAGAAGATCAAAAAGTTTTTGATTATGATCCTGATTTCGGTTATGTCACTTCTTGCCCGACAAACGCGGGTTCGGGGACGAAAATTAGTTTAAAACTTTCCATGCGTTCTTGGAAAAATCGAAATTCTTCCTCGTTCAAAGTTCCCGGCTTTTTAGAGTTTTACCTTGAGAATTCTTCCGAATTCGCAGTTTTTTATCTAAAAAATTTTACTTTTTCTCAAAAAAATTCCTTTTTAAAATTAGTTTATTATTTAGCCTTACAGGTGGAACCGGCGTTGTAA
- a CDS encoding ABC transporter ATP-binding protein: protein MSLIKVRSLVKNYHILDKEFKILDHLDLDVEEGEIVSVEGKSGIGKSTLLNILGSMDSSDSGEVNVCGVALDQISETGKEKFRAEKVSFIFQHHLLLPDFTALENVSIPLLINGVQPGKARQLSIDMLDRVGLKDRHDNFPSQLSGGESARVGVARALVAGKKLVLADEPTGNLDRENSRNLMALILELQKELRFSMVIVTHDMELASLAHRRNQMAGGKLQPIS from the coding sequence GTGAGTCTGATCAAAGTAAGAAGTCTAGTAAAGAATTATCATATTCTCGATAAGGAATTTAAAATTCTCGATCATCTCGATCTCGACGTCGAAGAAGGCGAGATCGTTTCCGTGGAAGGAAAGTCCGGAATCGGGAAGTCGACTCTGTTGAACATCTTAGGTTCGATGGATTCCTCCGATAGCGGAGAAGTGAACGTTTGCGGAGTCGCGCTCGATCAAATTTCCGAAACCGGAAAGGAAAAGTTTCGCGCGGAGAAAGTTTCGTTTATCTTTCAACATCATCTTCTGCTTCCGGATTTTACGGCTCTGGAGAATGTCAGCATTCCTCTGTTGATCAACGGAGTTCAACCGGGAAAGGCGCGACAACTCTCCATCGATATGTTGGATCGCGTTGGACTCAAGGATCGTCACGACAACTTTCCTTCACAGCTTTCGGGCGGCGAAAGCGCGAGGGTAGGGGTTGCACGGGCGCTCGTTGCGGGAAAGAAACTCGTGCTTGCGGACGAACCTACGGGAAATTTGGATCGCGAGAATTCAAGAAACTTGATGGCTTTGATTTTGGAACTTCAGAAAGAGCTTCGTTTTTCCATGGTGATCGTAACACACGATATGGAACTTGCGTCGCTGGCTCATAGAAGAAACCAAATGGCGGGCGGGAAGCTGCAGCCGATTTCTTAA
- a CDS encoding LIC_10230 family protein, with protein MKTKLAQVIPFLILFFCLVNISFEPVFYDPRDMDSMEALLEGSGRELEPQWGIERGLISKIRLTSKVLEELNEKTIPTDAQLEATVDRMNRILLGQKIMLFIYGFLIFLSVTSFLSLHYKAWFYVFLNRSLYLISILPVLMSMQHPMRSIPQTPVIGAVSSLFLFSLFVLLIYMIFAISKVYGKKADRFGVLKTAQNGEEGEIQSASSSKISWIPMLFHFAAIMAAGILLGNLIYIPIFLLQKHYSFEFGILLIVLLVFMMLFYIRNYFRMGKSDELTPTGNVTLSVSYLQFRVIRNTIFITFAILGVILFVVLLFSILSMNTWVLDFASSRGL; from the coding sequence ATGAAAACAAAACTCGCTCAAGTCATACCGTTTCTCATCTTATTTTTCTGCCTCGTGAATATCTCTTTCGAACCTGTCTTCTACGATCCGAGAGATATGGATTCCATGGAAGCTCTGTTAGAAGGATCGGGAAGAGAACTCGAACCGCAATGGGGAATCGAACGAGGTTTGATCTCCAAGATCCGTCTTACTTCCAAGGTTTTGGAGGAACTGAACGAGAAAACGATTCCTACCGACGCTCAACTCGAAGCCACGGTGGATCGGATGAATCGGATTCTTCTCGGACAAAAGATCATGCTCTTTATTTACGGATTTCTAATATTCTTATCCGTAACTTCCTTTTTGAGTCTTCATTATAAGGCTTGGTTTTACGTTTTTTTAAACCGAAGTCTCTATTTGATATCCATTCTTCCGGTTCTGATGTCCATGCAGCATCCTATGAGAAGCATTCCGCAAACACCCGTGATCGGAGCGGTTTCTTCCCTGTTTTTGTTTTCTCTTTTCGTGCTTCTGATTTATATGATCTTTGCGATTTCCAAAGTCTACGGCAAAAAAGCGGATCGTTTCGGCGTTTTGAAAACGGCTCAAAACGGCGAGGAAGGAGAAATCCAATCGGCTTCTTCCTCCAAAATTTCGTGGATTCCGATGCTCTTTCACTTTGCTGCGATCATGGCCGCGGGAATTCTTTTGGGAAATCTGATCTACATTCCGATCTTCCTCTTACAGAAACACTATTCTTTCGAATTCGGAATTCTTTTGATCGTACTTCTCGTCTTTATGATGCTGTTTTACATCCGCAATTATTTCAGAATGGGAAAGAGCGACGAGCTTACCCCGACCGGTAACGTTACATTATCCGTAAGTTATCTTCAGTTTCGCGTTATCCGAAACACGATCTTTATCACGTTCGCGATTTTAGGCGTGATTTTGTTTGTGGTTCTTTTGTTTTCGATCTTATCGATGAACACTTGGGTTCTCGATTTCGCGTCGAGCAGAGGATTGTAA